Proteins encoded in a region of the Mariprofundus ferrinatatus genome:
- a CDS encoding SPOR domain-containing protein: protein MTDNGKDDGHAFDGDALKQALSEPLYEKSKATEEILEHLKRHEEFNTQDPDTDMEPRDMADDAAMESTTADDTPIIPNKEDVMNFSTAAKTTSSSPLENRGNIGISRVVMAVIILAATGFTASIWMTNQKIDDLKSRVGQMEARMNNSLAIDPNQAANGLPDQESEDILMQLASQIMENREAINALKQPVSEEPAQNSIDSEKTTAVSAISTDKTPPQQEVVSTANAETADAPAEKTTKPESKTPVAKSSPSTSKSASRAAGNSKQGWGVVITSLKNEAMADKELAVLLERGLQAEKHTVKVRGETFHQLRVGWFEQKEDAAAHLNSVVHGLGYKDAWITPTQQPRTAIKQVQ, encoded by the coding sequence ATGACAGATAACGGAAAAGATGATGGTCACGCCTTCGATGGGGATGCACTGAAACAGGCCCTGAGTGAGCCTCTCTATGAAAAATCCAAAGCAACCGAAGAGATCCTTGAGCACCTTAAAAGGCATGAAGAATTCAACACTCAGGATCCGGATACGGACATGGAGCCGAGAGATATGGCCGATGATGCTGCCATGGAAAGCACGACTGCCGATGATACGCCCATAATCCCGAACAAAGAGGATGTAATGAACTTCTCAACTGCTGCCAAAACGACATCTTCCAGCCCTCTTGAAAACAGAGGCAATATCGGGATTTCGAGGGTTGTCATGGCTGTCATCATCCTGGCAGCTACCGGCTTCACCGCATCGATCTGGATGACAAATCAGAAAATTGATGATTTAAAGAGCCGGGTCGGGCAGATGGAGGCCCGCATGAACAACAGCCTTGCTATCGACCCGAATCAGGCGGCAAATGGCCTGCCGGATCAGGAGAGTGAGGACATACTCATGCAACTGGCATCGCAAATCATGGAAAACAGAGAGGCGATCAATGCTCTGAAACAGCCTGTGAGTGAAGAACCTGCACAGAACAGCATAGATTCAGAAAAAACGACAGCTGTTTCCGCAATCAGCACAGACAAGACACCCCCCCAACAGGAAGTCGTGAGCACTGCAAATGCTGAAACTGCGGACGCGCCTGCAGAGAAGACCACAAAACCTGAGAGCAAAACCCCTGTGGCAAAGAGTTCCCCTTCTACATCTAAATCGGCCAGTAGAGCGGCAGGCAACAGCAAGCAGGGCTGGGGGGTCGTTATCACCTCATTAAAGAATGAGGCCATGGCTGACAAAGAGCTGGCAGTATTACTAGAGCGTGGCCTTCAGGCTGAGAAACATACTGTGAAGGTGCGTGGCGAAACCTTCCATCAACTGCGCGTTGGCTGGTTTGAGCAGAAAGAAGATGCCGCGGCGCACCTGAATAGTGTCGTCCATGGTCTTGGCTACAAGGATGCCTGGATCACACCCACACAGCAGCCACGCACTGCCATCAAACAGGTTCAGTAA
- a CDS encoding flagellar hook-length control protein FliK: MDQKITAPVSSQTASTALQPASGLAKSGGKGVFAKLIALIESKSNADHDAGTEKLFKPAANTKEITADASVSDSSGVHSAAAGKAVAKKNTPEQKESSDLITAEAGIEIRNSNNAETRLIASNRNLGSEVAEEKVSATLKIGDKQAEKIADKTDTTAWSAATGTTEAKASAPAKADINLSAKGGAKGDAAEGSATRPADMAKAAASAKANMEQSAANSAKVDAAEGSATRPADMAKAAASAKANMEQSAANSAKVDAADASASRTADAAKAAASAKANMEQSAANGAMGDAADVSATRTADMAKTAASAKANMEQSAANSAKVDAADVSATRTADMAKAAASAKANMEQPAKIAVHSETAATPATHGDDTDEVAASSKVEAARPARSRTRGESVHVAATHVEERQAAATPGRKSNPSAATKAEKPANEPLVASTRAAMQQMSNSMQPEKGMPAQTEAIAMANLPEQQRASTNSFVKIRKINLEHASRAKTSPSQANASQIRQPAVAPSESFTTSMKEIVVQGEGFSRPAHHAIDTGNSQMFQIGGQEATSSLTRSFYQPNQQLMGSTPVTVAAAMQQVGQAAGQGKFQLELTLTPEHLGKVQVFLDSDVNKQIQVHFVVEQSTSRQSIEQHLPALRQALADQGLNMDSFSMESSEQHQDNRQAGHRRNPDHGTMTAGQPGSNENRPEAAANGRLSIRI; this comes from the coding sequence ATGGATCAGAAAATCACAGCACCCGTCTCTTCGCAAACAGCTTCAACAGCACTGCAGCCTGCCAGTGGTCTGGCCAAATCTGGCGGCAAAGGTGTTTTTGCCAAACTGATTGCACTCATTGAAAGCAAATCCAATGCGGACCATGACGCCGGCACAGAAAAGCTGTTCAAGCCAGCGGCTAACACCAAGGAGATCACCGCTGATGCATCAGTATCCGACAGCTCCGGTGTTCATTCGGCAGCTGCAGGAAAAGCGGTAGCAAAAAAGAACACCCCTGAGCAGAAAGAGTCTTCAGATCTTATTACAGCAGAAGCCGGTATTGAAATCCGAAACAGCAACAACGCTGAAACCAGGCTGATTGCTTCCAATCGCAACCTCGGGAGTGAAGTGGCCGAAGAAAAAGTTTCCGCCACACTCAAGATAGGTGACAAGCAGGCAGAAAAGATCGCCGACAAAACAGATACAACAGCGTGGTCAGCGGCCACTGGCACCACCGAAGCAAAAGCTTCCGCTCCAGCCAAGGCGGATATCAATCTGTCTGCGAAGGGCGGTGCCAAGGGTGATGCAGCAGAAGGCTCTGCAACCCGCCCTGCAGATATGGCAAAGGCTGCCGCGTCAGCGAAGGCGAACATGGAGCAGTCTGCAGCGAACAGCGCCAAGGTTGACGCAGCAGAAGGCTCTGCAACCCGCCCTGCAGATATGGCAAAGGCTGCCGCGTCAGCGAAGGCGAACATGGAGCAGTCTGCAGCGAACAGCGCCAAGGTTGACGCAGCGGATGCGTCTGCATCCCGCACTGCAGATGCGGCAAAGGCTGCCGCGTCAGCGAAGGCAAACATGGAGCAGTCTGCAGCGAACGGCGCCATGGGTGACGCAGCGGATGTGTCTGCAACCCGCACTGCAGATATGGCAAAGACTGCCGCGTCAGCGAAGGCAAACATGGAGCAGTCTGCAGCGAACAGCGCCAAGGTTGACGCAGCGGATGTGTCTGCAACCCGCACTGCAGATATGGCAAAGGCGGCCGCGTCAGCGAAGGCGAACATGGAGCAGCCTGCAAAGATTGCAGTTCATTCAGAAACGGCAGCCACCCCTGCGACACATGGCGATGATACGGATGAGGTTGCAGCCAGCAGCAAGGTGGAAGCAGCCCGGCCTGCCAGGAGCAGGACCAGGGGTGAAAGCGTGCATGTCGCAGCGACCCATGTCGAAGAGAGGCAAGCCGCCGCCACACCCGGAAGGAAGTCGAACCCGAGCGCTGCAACAAAAGCAGAGAAGCCTGCAAATGAGCCGCTCGTTGCGAGCACCAGGGCAGCGATGCAGCAGATGAGCAACAGCATGCAGCCAGAAAAGGGCATGCCCGCTCAAACAGAAGCGATCGCTATGGCAAACCTGCCTGAGCAACAGCGCGCCTCTACAAACAGCTTTGTGAAGATTCGTAAAATCAACCTGGAACATGCGTCCAGAGCCAAAACATCGCCATCGCAGGCCAATGCCAGCCAGATCAGGCAGCCAGCCGTAGCGCCATCCGAATCCTTCACCACCAGCATGAAAGAAATTGTGGTTCAGGGTGAAGGCTTTTCCAGACCAGCCCATCACGCAATTGACACCGGCAACAGCCAGATGTTTCAGATTGGCGGCCAGGAAGCGACATCGTCATTGACGCGCTCTTTTTATCAGCCAAATCAACAGCTCATGGGCTCCACCCCTGTAACAGTTGCAGCAGCCATGCAGCAAGTTGGCCAAGCGGCAGGTCAGGGGAAATTCCAACTGGAACTGACACTGACTCCGGAGCACCTTGGCAAGGTACAGGTGTTCCTGGACAGCGATGTAAACAAGCAGATTCAGGTTCACTTTGTGGTTGAGCAATCCACATCCAGACAGTCCATAGAGCAGCACCTGCCCGCATTGCGTCAGGCTTTGGCCGATCAGGGACTCAATATGGACAGCTTTTCGATGGAGTCTTCCGAACAGCATCAAGATAACCGGCAAGCCGGACATAGACGAAACCCGGACCACGGAACCATGACAGCCGGGCAGCCCGGAAGTAATGAAAACCGTCCTGAAGCAGCAGCAAATGGCCGCTTAAGTATTCGAATTTAG
- a CDS encoding flagellar hook assembly protein FlgD produces MQVSAAQNSQVTAAGSSSRNDLGQKDIFLKILVAQMQNQDPLKPQDAAQQSTQLAQFNMVEQQISTNKLLESMLANSQSGNSEMATASSYLGHKVLADSSAFTFDGSTPVQFSADLQSGAAAADVQIVDSVGRTVRTMHSSALPAGINNLTWDGKTDAGSTARPDNYIVKIAATDSTGQPVPANTSIRGQVTAVRLTPEGVNIMVGDTPVSMASIREIQ; encoded by the coding sequence ATGCAGGTAAGTGCCGCACAAAACAGTCAAGTAACAGCCGCAGGAAGTTCGTCACGCAATGACCTGGGACAAAAGGACATATTCCTCAAGATTCTCGTTGCACAGATGCAGAATCAGGATCCCCTGAAGCCTCAGGATGCTGCGCAACAGTCAACTCAACTGGCACAGTTCAATATGGTTGAGCAGCAGATCAGCACGAACAAATTACTGGAATCGATGCTGGCCAATTCACAGTCTGGCAACTCGGAAATGGCTACCGCCTCTTCCTATCTGGGACATAAGGTCTTAGCTGACTCAAGCGCATTTACATTTGATGGCAGCACACCTGTGCAGTTCTCGGCTGACCTGCAGAGCGGTGCCGCAGCAGCCGATGTCCAGATTGTCGACAGTGTCGGCAGAACTGTGCGCACCATGCACAGCAGCGCCCTGCCTGCAGGAATCAACAACCTTACATGGGATGGCAAGACCGACGCGGGCTCTACCGCCAGACCCGACAACTACATTGTTAAAATCGCAGCTACGGATAGCACAGGCCAGCCCGTTCCTGCCAACACCAGCATTAGGGGACAGGTTACAGCCGTCCGCCTCACACCTGAGGGTGTAAATATTATGGTCGGTGATACACCGGTCAGCATGGCCAGCATCAGAGAAATCCAATAA
- a CDS encoding flagellar hook protein FlgE has translation MGIYNALFTGASGLTAFGEGVRVIGDNIANVNTLGFKSQNVNFADVLGQTVNVSRSNIANQVGNGVRIGAITRDQAQGSVQSTTSATDMAINGSGMFVLKDPASGQTQYSRAGAFIIDSDMNLINGQGFRVQGWALDAAGNPQGNVTNITAANVSANASPTTKVDVGVNLDATAGSIAPAAFDPTNPGTYNSKADVAVYDSLGSLHNLSLYFVKTGVEAVTGNAVWDWHVTVDGGDVTGGTAGVPFELGGGAGSISTITAGPPATSAPGTQSLVFDPANGAMVNEFAPAITAAWKSAAAGNIALNFGSATTVDASGFTGTGLDGALQLAGQSATRFMNADGYAAGFLDHMETDSTGRINGIFTNGERRPLFQVALAKFPNEAVLSKLGNNMMGATIASGKPVLEKPGNGGMGSISPFALEQSNVDLGNEFVKLIVIQRGYEANSKTILTTDQMLSSLMTLKR, from the coding sequence ATGGGTATTTATAACGCACTATTCACTGGAGCAAGCGGACTTACAGCATTTGGAGAAGGCGTCCGCGTAATCGGCGATAATATTGCCAACGTCAACACACTTGGTTTCAAATCACAGAATGTGAACTTTGCCGATGTACTGGGGCAGACGGTTAACGTCTCCCGTTCCAATATCGCCAACCAGGTTGGCAACGGCGTGCGCATCGGCGCTATCACGCGGGATCAGGCACAGGGAAGTGTTCAGAGTACTACCAGTGCCACAGATATGGCCATTAATGGCTCGGGCATGTTCGTGCTGAAGGATCCTGCCAGCGGCCAGACACAGTACTCCCGTGCCGGAGCATTCATTATCGATTCCGACATGAACCTGATTAACGGCCAGGGCTTCCGGGTACAGGGCTGGGCTCTGGATGCAGCGGGCAACCCTCAGGGTAACGTAACAAACATTACCGCAGCCAACGTCTCTGCCAATGCAAGTCCAACAACGAAGGTGGATGTGGGCGTCAATCTCGATGCCACTGCTGGCTCCATCGCCCCGGCGGCATTCGACCCCACCAATCCGGGCACATATAACTCTAAAGCAGATGTAGCCGTGTATGATTCACTGGGCAGCCTTCACAACCTGAGCCTCTACTTTGTTAAAACAGGTGTGGAAGCGGTGACAGGCAATGCTGTCTGGGATTGGCATGTCACTGTAGATGGCGGAGATGTGACGGGTGGCACCGCCGGAGTCCCGTTCGAGCTTGGTGGTGGTGCCGGTTCAATCTCCACCATTACTGCCGGGCCACCAGCAACTTCTGCTCCTGGCACGCAGTCGCTGGTATTTGACCCTGCAAATGGTGCAATGGTCAACGAATTTGCCCCTGCCATTACCGCTGCATGGAAATCTGCTGCAGCTGGCAATATCGCACTCAACTTTGGTTCCGCGACAACCGTAGATGCCTCCGGATTCACCGGCACGGGCCTTGACGGCGCACTGCAGCTGGCTGGCCAAAGTGCTACCCGCTTCATGAATGCCGATGGTTATGCCGCTGGTTTCCTTGATCATATGGAGACTGATAGCACCGGCCGAATCAATGGTATCTTCACCAATGGCGAGCGCCGCCCTCTGTTCCAGGTGGCCCTGGCTAAATTCCCCAATGAGGCGGTACTCAGCAAACTGGGCAACAACATGATGGGAGCAACCATTGCCTCCGGAAAACCTGTGCTGGAAAAACCCGGTAATGGCGGCATGGGCAGCATTTCACCTTTCGCGCTTGAGCAGTCAAATGTCGACCTTGGCAACGAGTTTGTAAAACTCATCGTCATCCAGCGTGGCTATGAAGCAAACTCTAAAACCATCCTTACCACAGACCAGATGCTCAGCTCATTGATGACACTGAAACGGTAA
- a CDS encoding motility protein A — MDIATIIGLVTAIGLVITAIQMGGSLASFVDVVSMLIVVGGTIGATLINYPLKEVIGAVAVGLKTFISKVHDPKSTIAQLIELSQVVRKDGILGMEGQVDQLDNEFMKKAVQMTIDGQEPHVIDDILYGETEKISDRHALGAEIFMALAGFAPAFGMIGTLVGLVLMLQNMDDPSTIGPSMSVALLTTFYGALMANILFLPMAGKLKTLSKKEVLVNEIIMAGIQSLAAGENPRIMERRLMGFLSPKDRTSSFD, encoded by the coding sequence ATGGATATCGCAACTATTATAGGCCTGGTCACTGCAATTGGCCTAGTTATTACAGCTATCCAGATGGGTGGTTCACTTGCATCGTTTGTCGATGTTGTGTCAATGCTGATCGTAGTTGGAGGTACCATAGGGGCCACACTGATCAACTACCCGCTAAAAGAGGTGATTGGAGCCGTTGCCGTCGGCCTGAAAACATTCATATCAAAAGTACATGATCCGAAGTCAACTATTGCTCAACTCATCGAGCTTTCCCAGGTCGTTCGCAAGGACGGGATTCTTGGCATGGAAGGGCAAGTTGACCAACTCGACAACGAGTTCATGAAAAAAGCCGTACAGATGACCATAGACGGGCAGGAGCCCCATGTGATTGATGACATCCTGTATGGTGAAACGGAAAAAATCTCTGACCGCCATGCTCTGGGCGCAGAAATATTTATGGCACTGGCCGGTTTTGCCCCGGCCTTCGGCATGATAGGCACACTGGTGGGGCTGGTTCTCATGCTGCAGAACATGGATGATCCATCAACCATTGGACCGTCCATGTCCGTGGCGCTGCTGACCACATTTTATGGCGCCCTGATGGCCAATATTCTTTTCCTCCCGATGGCTGGAAAACTGAAAACCCTGAGTAAAAAAGAGGTGCTGGTAAATGAGATTATCATGGCCGGCATCCAGTCGCTGGCTGCCGGAGAGAATCCGCGCATCATGGAACGACGCCTGATGGGCTTCTTATCTCCAAAAGATCGCACCTCCAGTTTCGACTAA
- a CDS encoding OmpA family protein, with protein sequence MARKSKKESEDPKSNFDMLFLQLMMIMMAFFILLSALSVIIDEKRLKALNSIAGAFNLMPAGANLSQKHDASMPSRELGANNTATKRTAKKLTNVAKLLGAGDAVHVLPLDKSTVRVRMQEQILFKPGQIRLTESSRTFIAAMAKVLIQPEIQDITIEGHTDKTPLRGKGAMGNWELSAARAMQVFHELANYNLSKSKLFVAGMGDARPLPHSETDGNEALNRRVELIIRFRPTTTQESRPVALESSSPAAEVPPGEH encoded by the coding sequence ATGGCCCGCAAAAGCAAAAAAGAGAGTGAGGATCCGAAGAGCAATTTCGATATGCTCTTTCTGCAATTGATGATGATTATGATGGCCTTCTTCATCCTGCTCTCGGCTCTGTCGGTCATTATTGATGAGAAGAGGCTGAAAGCCCTGAACTCTATTGCAGGGGCCTTTAATCTCATGCCGGCTGGTGCCAACCTGAGCCAGAAACATGATGCCTCCATGCCAAGCAGGGAGCTGGGTGCCAATAATACCGCCACCAAAAGAACCGCCAAAAAACTGACGAATGTCGCCAAACTGTTGGGGGCTGGTGACGCTGTTCACGTTCTTCCTCTTGATAAGAGCACTGTCAGGGTTCGCATGCAGGAGCAGATTCTTTTCAAACCGGGGCAAATCAGACTGACCGAAAGCAGCCGCACGTTTATCGCTGCGATGGCGAAGGTACTCATACAGCCAGAAATACAGGACATCACGATTGAGGGACACACGGACAAGACACCGTTAAGGGGCAAAGGCGCCATGGGCAACTGGGAGCTCTCTGCAGCCAGAGCGATGCAGGTCTTCCATGAACTGGCGAACTACAATCTCTCCAAGAGCAAGTTGTTTGTTGCAGGAATGGGGGACGCCAGACCGCTGCCTCACTCCGAAACAGACGGCAATGAAGCCCTTAACCGGCGTGTAGAGCTGATCATTCGCTTCCGCCCCACCACCACCCAGGAATCGCGGCCAGTCGCGCTTGAGAGCAGCTCACCTGCGGCAGAAGTTCCACCCGGGGAGCATTGA
- a CDS encoding OmpA/MotB family protein: MARKREKKKPEKVDTEGWVMTFGDLISLMLTFFVLIVSMSTMDDLTLKEISDQAAVGASVFDQGSSTDLDIVPAVDIDKKVSMQEMMLAARQKANRMLSNSVWKSKVSARIVKDKFMFSLPSSVLFSEGGASLKEEDIVMLRRLARLLASTPGHIRVEGHTSSDAIPSGSIYPDAWSLSLARAASVLHVLEAEGVSHTRLSLVGYGPSKPVSVLNSVFSRAKNRRVDIVLYEPPAKKHQKNRKSDW, encoded by the coding sequence ATGGCGCGCAAAAGGGAAAAGAAGAAGCCAGAGAAGGTTGATACCGAAGGCTGGGTAATGACCTTTGGGGACCTGATCAGCCTCATGCTCACCTTCTTTGTTCTCATCGTATCCATGTCCACCATGGATGATTTAACACTTAAAGAGATCAGCGATCAGGCGGCTGTTGGCGCATCCGTATTCGATCAGGGAAGCAGTACCGATCTGGACATCGTTCCAGCGGTCGACATAGACAAGAAAGTAAGCATGCAGGAGATGATGCTGGCAGCCCGCCAGAAGGCGAACCGGATGCTCTCCAACAGCGTATGGAAGAGCAAGGTTAGTGCACGCATAGTCAAGGACAAGTTCATGTTCAGTCTGCCCAGTTCAGTCCTGTTCAGCGAAGGCGGCGCCAGCCTGAAAGAAGAGGATATTGTCATGCTGCGACGACTTGCACGGCTGCTTGCCTCCACCCCGGGACATATTCGCGTTGAGGGGCACACCAGTTCTGACGCCATCCCTTCCGGAAGCATTTATCCGGATGCATGGAGCCTCTCTCTGGCGCGGGCGGCATCAGTCTTGCATGTGCTTGAAGCAGAAGGTGTTAGCCACACCAGACTGTCACTTGTTGGATATGGCCCATCGAAGCCGGTTTCCGTACTTAACAGTGTGTTCAGTCGAGCTAAAAACCGGCGTGTCGACATTGTACTTTACGAACCGCCGGCCAAGAAGCACCAAAAAAACCGGAAGAGTGATTGGTAA
- a CDS encoding flagellar basal body-associated FliL family protein, protein MADKEMEKDDSQPQKEKKKSSISLVQIIIIVLLLAVLGVGGFIAWKLVNLEIPVAQNAQQPAEEEAPNTGPGIMVEMDNITVNIYGDDQDRFLRGKIILEVADEEARMKIEQYKVRIRDTVLGTLSSKRYEDLRSERGQGVYELKEELAYRINLIVGEEAVKHIYFNDLIAQ, encoded by the coding sequence ATGGCGGATAAAGAAATGGAGAAAGATGACAGCCAGCCCCAGAAAGAGAAGAAAAAGTCATCTATCTCGCTTGTTCAGATCATCATCATCGTCCTTTTGCTTGCTGTACTGGGGGTCGGCGGCTTCATTGCCTGGAAACTGGTGAATCTGGAGATTCCCGTTGCCCAGAATGCGCAACAGCCCGCTGAAGAAGAGGCGCCAAATACAGGACCCGGCATCATGGTCGAGATGGACAATATTACAGTCAATATCTATGGCGATGATCAGGACCGCTTCCTGCGCGGAAAAATCATACTGGAAGTGGCAGATGAGGAAGCCAGGATGAAGATTGAGCAATACAAGGTCAGGATCAGAGATACTGTTCTCGGTACACTCTCCAGCAAGAGATATGAAGATCTCCGCAGTGAGCGTGGGCAGGGGGTATATGAACTCAAGGAAGAACTGGCATATCGCATCAACTTGATTGTGGGCGAGGAAGCAGTAAAACACATCTACTTCAATGATTTGATTGCCCAATGA
- a CDS encoding flagellar motor switch protein FliM: MNEPVLNKSEIQALLGAIGPDEEASALIASFPEMPQPENVDSFEFREEEKSGLNDYPRFSQMHDRFTEALLASWRMNFTNAIAVFFKETTESSYFEVLDSDEPRVYFTMESPGAGSMLVVLDKALVVSYIDALLSGSGEVIPDEETALTPLELKLAGRIASTTASMLADLWSPIIKLDFELKQIDLDPMNLLMTAEDELCFTVTNVIVLGEAVRGEISLCYPFSFLEPMLITMRSQAREQTASIDEEWISQLKSSILSSPIELRLELGRCTIRIQDFLNYKTGDFLPLKIPEREPAKLWIDKYPSFLANPGQQDGMLAAEVLNTIKLEPEKDYD, from the coding sequence ATGAACGAGCCGGTTCTTAACAAAAGCGAGATTCAGGCACTTCTGGGTGCTATCGGACCAGATGAGGAGGCGAGTGCGCTTATAGCCAGCTTCCCTGAGATGCCTCAGCCCGAGAACGTTGACAGCTTTGAGTTCCGCGAAGAAGAGAAGAGCGGACTCAATGACTACCCCAGGTTTTCCCAGATGCATGACAGGTTCACTGAGGCACTGCTGGCAAGCTGGAGAATGAATTTCACCAACGCCATTGCGGTCTTTTTCAAGGAGACTACCGAGAGCAGTTATTTTGAAGTGCTGGACAGTGATGAGCCCCGTGTCTATTTCACCATGGAGTCTCCCGGAGCTGGCAGCATGCTTGTCGTGCTTGATAAGGCCCTGGTTGTCTCCTATATCGATGCCCTGCTCTCCGGAAGCGGAGAAGTGATTCCGGATGAAGAGACCGCGTTGACGCCGCTGGAGCTTAAACTGGCTGGAAGAATCGCCTCCACAACAGCCTCCATGCTGGCGGATCTGTGGAGCCCTATCATTAAACTGGATTTCGAGCTTAAACAGATCGACCTGGACCCAATGAATCTGCTCATGACCGCCGAAGATGAGTTATGCTTTACGGTCACCAATGTAATCGTACTTGGCGAAGCAGTGCGCGGCGAGATATCTCTCTGCTATCCATTCTCATTTCTTGAGCCCATGCTGATCACCATGCGTTCTCAGGCACGCGAACAAACGGCCAGTATTGACGAAGAGTGGATCAGCCAATTGAAAAGCAGCATTCTCAGTTCACCGATTGAATTAAGGCTTGAACTTGGGCGCTGTACGATTCGGATACAGGACTTTTTGAATTATAAAACCGGTGATTTTCTCCCCTTAAAAATTCCGGAGCGAGAGCCCGCCAAGCTGTGGATTGATAAATATCCATCGTTCCTCGCCAACCCCGGACAGCAGGATGGGATGCTTGCCGCCGAAGTGTTAAACACGATTAAACTTGAACCGGAGAAAGATTATGACTGA
- a CDS encoding FliM/FliN family flagellar motor switch protein, which yields MTDKAKEVEQQSSENQIAAKEHSPSNLESLMHIPLEVSVELGRVKLPLHSVVRIARGTVLQMGKEADSQVDIMANGSIFARGEVVKANGKLGVRITNIVTPEERVRALS from the coding sequence ATGACTGACAAAGCTAAAGAGGTTGAACAGCAGAGCAGTGAAAACCAGATTGCAGCTAAAGAGCACAGCCCATCCAACCTGGAATCACTCATGCACATTCCACTGGAGGTAAGCGTAGAACTGGGCCGGGTCAAGCTGCCGCTGCATTCGGTTGTACGCATAGCCCGAGGCACAGTCCTCCAGATGGGTAAGGAGGCCGACTCACAGGTGGATATCATGGCCAACGGAAGCATTTTTGCGCGTGGCGAGGTCGTCAAGGCAAACGGTAAACTCGGGGTACGCATTACCAATATCGTCACGCCAGAAGAGCGTGTTCGCGCACTCTCATGA
- a CDS encoding flagellar biosynthetic protein FliO, with amino-acid sequence MDEPFLMAIVQSVAALAVVLAVFAGLVWLLRRLQTSTQKQHGENMKVLRRLPLDAKHSLVEVFYDGRHYLIGLSPTGMTSISRHIDKQTVSATESESS; translated from the coding sequence ATGGACGAACCCTTCCTGATGGCGATTGTTCAGTCAGTGGCAGCACTGGCCGTTGTCCTGGCTGTTTTTGCCGGACTGGTGTGGCTGTTGCGCCGTCTTCAGACATCCACGCAAAAGCAGCACGGCGAAAACATGAAGGTACTCAGACGCCTGCCGCTGGACGCAAAACATAGCCTTGTGGAGGTATTCTATGACGGCAGACACTATCTCATTGGTCTCTCTCCAACCGGCATGACATCCATCTCCCGACACATCGACAAACAAACCGTAAGCGCAACTGAAAGCGAGTCCTCATGA
- the fliP gene encoding flagellar type III secretion system pore protein FliP (The bacterial flagellar biogenesis protein FliP forms a type III secretion system (T3SS)-type pore required for flagellar assembly.) — protein sequence MAASRLTSLILMGLIIFPSLAEAADIPTLSMSLGNSADPDDWFTGLKIVAAMTVLALAPSILVMMTSFTRILIVFGFLRQAMGTQQAPPNQILIGLALFMTVFIMMPVWQKIDTQALTPYLNEEISQADAFEKAKSPLRSFMLAQTREEDLILFLEAAKVETPDNPEATPMHALIPAFVISELRTAFQIGFLIYIPFVVLDLVVASVLMSMGMMMLPPVMISLPLKIILFVLVDGWHLITASLLQSFKL from the coding sequence ATGGCAGCCTCACGCCTGACATCCCTGATTCTCATGGGATTGATCATATTCCCGTCACTCGCCGAAGCTGCTGATATCCCTACGCTCTCGATGAGTCTTGGCAACTCCGCCGACCCGGATGACTGGTTTACCGGTCTGAAGATTGTCGCGGCAATGACCGTTCTGGCCCTTGCCCCCTCAATACTGGTGATGATGACATCATTTACACGAATCCTTATCGTGTTTGGATTCCTTCGCCAGGCAATGGGCACCCAGCAGGCCCCTCCGAATCAGATCCTTATCGGCCTTGCGCTGTTCATGACCGTTTTTATCATGATGCCCGTATGGCAGAAAATTGACACTCAAGCTCTGACACCCTATCTGAATGAAGAGATATCTCAGGCTGACGCCTTTGAGAAAGCCAAATCTCCCCTTCGAAGTTTTATGCTGGCGCAAACCCGCGAAGAGGATCTGATCCTTTTTCTTGAGGCCGCCAAGGTGGAGACACCAGACAATCCTGAGGCCACCCCGATGCATGCACTGATTCCGGCCTTTGTGATCAGTGAGTTGCGAACAGCTTTCCAGATTGGTTTCTTGATCTATATCCCATTCGTCGTCCTTGATCTCGTGGTCGCCTCTGTGCTGATGAGTATGGGTATGATGATGCTGCCTCCCGTGATGATCTCATTACCCCTTAAGATCATCCTGTTTGTGCTCGTGGATGGGTGGCACCTGATCACCGCCTCACTGCTGCAAAGCTTCAAGTTATAG